CCTCTCATGCCTTTCCCCCAAGTAGGTTTTGACAGGCAGTGTATGGGCAGCACTACAATATGTCTCAGAACGTTTCCTTCGGACACTTCTGAGGGAAGTAAGAATCCATTTCTGGCTGCATGTTGCTTTTGTGTCAGAAGGCACGCATTGAAACTACGTCCGGGCGCTTTTCCACAAACATTCCCACAGAAAGAAGGCATCCAGCATCTTCCTGTAGCTACAGGACTTTCACTTTGCAACCCCTTCTGTACCTATTTTACTGTCTCTTTCCAAATTTAAGAACGGCAACGatgcattttcacagaaaagcatACCGCAAATCTTGAATGAGTCTTTCTGAGACACTAAAGCATATTAACCCTGCTGCAGGATAAAGGCTTTCTTGACGGGCTTTGGAGTACcgacaaaagagaaaaaaaaaagtaacagcacAACAGTTACCTTCAAGACAGTGGTTCTGTTGCTAGAAGCCTAATAGCTTCTTCCTGCCGCCACTACATAACCAAATGTCAACCACTTTCCTAACGCAGCTTGTCACCGTCTCGGTTTTGTCTCCCTAGGGGGACGAGGAGACAGCGGGACTCTTGGCTCGGCTAACAGTGCAGAATGGCTTCCCTCTCTGCACGCTGCTGAAGGTAAGCCAAAATGTGGGTTCCAAACCAGGCAGTATGACATGACTGcgtgcagaaaagcagcagcgcAGATGCCTGCCACCCCTGCAGCAATAGCTGGACTTGTtaaggaagcagcagcatgctgcttGAAGCCTGCTTGAACAACGACACCAAGCCATTGCCTCCTTGGACGGTGAGAGTTTGACACTAACCCCTGTGTGTCTACTCCTTCCTAGGTGAATCCAGCCCTTTTCAGCCTGGAAGATCCAGAGCGAGTTGTGATGTAGTGTGTGCTGCCATCAGTGGAGAGCTGTCAGGGAGCATGAATCGCTGCCCTTCGAATGACAGCCTTCCACTTGCCAACAGTGATGGGGCCAAGGAGGTCATCCACGTTTGTGCCCTCCTTTCTCCCGGCTCTGCTGAAGAGGTTGTCCAGAGCATGCCAGAGGTGACAGTCACTAGCCTGGAGCGTGACCCAGCGTCTTCCCAGTGCAGCCCACCCCATGCAGAGTCCGAGTGCTCCGACAGCAGCACCTCCGTGCAGGAGCAGGACAGCATCCCTGAGGAGAAGCCGAGCCCCTTGGAGGAGGACGTAGAAGCAGGCAGCCAGTCCCAGACACCGGGCAGCACCACGAGCTCTGAGCCAGTCTCTCCATGACAAGAGAAGACGAGTGCCTTCTTCGCTCTGGACCTCTCTCTCACGCCCTCCTGCCTTCTACTGAATAAAGGCACACTCGTGGTCGATGGACACCTTGCCTGCATTCCGAGTCTTCATTCACAGGGATTGGgatgaacagaagaaagagcGAGGCGCTTCATCTTGCAGCGACGTGGCTTTAGGGCGTGTGCAGCAGATCTCGGGATTTGTTCCCGTTTTGTGTGGCTTTGGGAtgtctgcagcaggagctctgctaCCGTTTTGTACAGTAGCAAATAATGTGTAGCACCCTGGTGTCTGCTCATTGTAATCCCCAGCTTCCGGGCTGTGGCTTTGTGATGCTTTTCAATGCTTTTTGAAGCTCTTCCGTGCCTTGGCTGCTCCCTAACACCTGTCTCCTCCCGCAGCGTCCATTCCTGGCTGCCACCTACGCGCTGGCCCTGCAGATCACCTCCAGACCGGCTGTCATCACGCTGCGGCAGTAGGAGCTCGCCCTGCCCCACGTCAGGCCGTGGTGCTGGGTCTGCAGATGAGCggctgcctcctcctctcttcaTCTCCAGTAGCGTTTCTCAGGGAGGTGGGATGCAGTCACGCTCCGCTGGATTCTGTGGATGAAATCCAAAGGAAATCTTTGTACTGTGATGAGCAAACCGCGCGCGCTATCTTGCAAACGATGTCAGACTCTTCTTTGCCAGCCTTCCCTTCCGTCTTCCCTTTCCTGTTTCTGAGAAAGGAGAGCGGTGCCTTgggtgcagcagggcaggagtcAGTGCAACACAAAGGTGCTGTGTCTGTCGCAGCGTTTGTCCAGGGGCCGCCaaaggcaggagcacagcacagcaccattCATTCCTGTGAGAGGACAGTGGCTGCGGTGAGTTTCAACCATGTCTGCGCCGCATCATTCCCAGCAGGTGAGTGCTTTGCCACATCCACCTGAGTCTCACGTTCTCTGTCTGTGCGTACATTTGTTTGCAATGGGATGGGATTGCTCACGCGTGGGTGTGCATGTGGGTAAAGAAGGGATGGGGTTGAACTGGTGCgtgcatttgtgtgtgtgtgccaggCTGCTGTGGTACCATTGTGTGCATGCATGTTGGGAGTGCAAGGAAGAGGTTGtgcaggtgtgtgtgtgggcACAGGGCTGCGCCAAGGGCTGGGGATGCAAGAGTGTGTGCGAGCACATGGGGAGCGCATGGACAGAGTGGAACAATGATGTGCTTGCACAGGGGTGTGCACACCTGGTGTAGCCCGGGTGTGCTGCACCTTGGGAGCACCCTGCCGCCTTTGTGCGGCTCCTGGCAGCGCCTTGCCGCCTTTTTGCTGTGTTTCGGAACCCCTTTCTGCCTTTGCTGGTGCTGGGGGGGAGCCTGCGCCGctccgccgccccgccccgcccttCCCGGCCCGGGAAAGTTGAAGaacttttccaaaattaaatgCTTCTTCCTGTATTTGAACTTGGTATGTTTCTAATTTTGAtaaattaatcatagaatcatagaatggcctgagttgaaaagaacctcagaGATCATTTAGATTCAACCTCACTCCTGTGGGCAGGGTTGGCAACAACTAGTccagactgcccagagccacatccagccttgccttgaatgcttccagggatggggcaccctcaacctccctgggcaacctgttccagtgcgtcaccaccctttgattgaaaaacttcctcctaatatctaaactaaatctcccctgccttagtttaaaaccattcccccttgtcctatcaccatctACCCTCGTAAACAGtctttccccctcctgtttatacgctcccttaaagtattggaaggccacaatgaggtctccccagagccttctcttctccaagctaaacaagtccagttccctcaacctttcctcataggagaggtgctccagccctctgatcatcttggtcgccctcctctgaactccttccaagagctctgcgtctttcttgtactgggggccccaggcctggatgcagtactccagatgggggcTCACAAGAGCCtagtagagggggaccaccacctccctctccctgctggccactcctcttttaatgcagcccagaacatagttggccttctggccTGCCAGcgtacactgctggctcatgtccagcttcttgtctaCCAGAACCCgcaagtccttctctgcagggctgctctcaaggagttcttccctcaggttgtataaatacctgggattgccccagcccaagtgcagcaccttgcatttggccttgttgaacttcattaggttctcgtgggcccacttctccagcctgtccaggtccctctggatggcttcctttccctgcagtgtgtcgactgcactgctcagcttggtgtcatctgcaaacttgctgagggtgcactcgattccatcgtctatgtcattgatagaGATGTTGAAGAACcccagtcccaagactgagccttgggggacaccactcatgaccagcctccacccagACATAGAACcgttgatcacaaccctttggttgcgaccagccaaccagttcttaatccatcaaTTAACAACTGTCTCTTTGCTTCACAAGAAGTATGAACTGATGCCGCACATTTGGTGGCATAGACATGCAATAAAGGACTAATTTTGAAGGTGAGGTGTCTGAACTGTAAGAGAGATCATAGCTGTGTATAGGAGCCTGAGAGCTGGATAATGGATGTACCAGAGTTCCAAGCCCATGAGCGGCAGGACTCATGTGCATGTATGTGAGTACGATCTGCCAGCAGCCTTAATCAGCCAGCAAGTAAGAGCAGGATGAGGCTGTTTCTTGGATTTCCATTTCTATGTGTAAATGTCGTATTTACATGAGTGTTATTTGACCGTATGAGCTGTCTGTAAAGGCATTGCTCTTTGCTAATCAAATGAGTGAGTGTGCGGTATATTTGTGATCTATGTTGGATAGCACAACAGGAGGGACATTCCCTCTGATCCTGAAGTCCATTGGATTTTCACAGACATTGCTCTTTGCATTTGCATAATTAGGTGGGTGAGTTAGAAACTAAGCTAGACAGCAGAAGCTACTGCAATCCACAGAGACTAGTAGGGCATTTAGATAGTATGtcagcatttggaaaatattttagtcGGACAAAAGAGTTATCAATGAAAGATAGAAACGTTGCTGGAATTAGTAATGTCTTTCCAACAACACATACGGACCCTTATAGTTCCACCTGTAGCAGTAGAAATTAAATCCTGTGACAAAATACTTTCAATGACTAAATGCACaatgcagtaaataaatatattacagCTTTCACTGGGTATTCATTTTTGATTTATACTAATGAAAAATAGGAGCATgttatgtaaaaatataatctagaaaaacaaattttcctgTGTTCAATTACTTTTATATATTCAGTGTATTAATAGGGTCCTACATCAAGATTTTCTACAATTATTCTTTGGGTTTTCAAGTGTGGAAGTTATGTTACTCTGGGCTCACAAATAATATATCTTAAGCCAGGCATactaaatgttttgcttttgttcctaAGGAAGGTAATTTTAGTCTCATTTAGATGAAACTGAAAACTAAATGTATTACTGTCAGTTGTTCCTGTCAAGCATGCAGTTCTCTCAAACAAATTATTaactattttcagttctgcagagaTGTTACATACAGAATGCTCTCAGCATTCTCTATATTTCAAGAAGtttctaaaatgaagaatatgttggtggaaaaaaaactatctgtgctaaaatgcatttcagagtAGCATATCTTAACAATACTATATTCCTTCtgtacagcagagaaaagctgtcACCAGTGTTGGCACctggattttaattttattttttactgtagtAATAATTAACAGGTAATTTCACTACTAAATCTAATGATGTTTTCTAAATCACTAGACTGTATCTGTCAACACtgtaaataaactttttaaaattatggtCAGCTAGTTTATATAAAGAATCttatgtagaaaatattttttgcttgcttgcttgcttttttttgatAGTGTAATGTAATGAACAAAGTTATTGGTATGCTTTTGAGTGACAGGTGTCATCAGATCAGGCTTACtcagtaaataaagaaaaatcttgcatttcagtttcattcagattcatttcctttactttctgagaaaagaaacataagTCTTGAAAAATTTGAGGATTTTAGTTACATGTCTTGTGGCACCAAAAACTTAGAAAATATGACTATTTGGCTGCAATTTGGATGCCAGCCATTTCACAGctcattttttaatgtcataAAGTTAGGTGctaaattttcaaagaaatccaAGATGAGTGATTGGTATTGTTACTagttaaaagatttaaaattaagTCAGAGGCTTCATCCCtatgtatttctctgttttaaatttatatatatacatttataaaataaaaaatgaaaatagaattcTCAACAAATAaccttgaaagaaaatatatcagtCATCAGTTGTCAGTCCTGTCTTTgtacgtgtgtgtgtatgcCATTTTAGCAGCAAGTCTTGTCTCATCTGTTCAGTGTAATAGTAATATtaatagaatttaaaataagaattttaagGGAAAATTATTCTTCTGATATTTGGGAAAAAAGCCCCATAACAAATGTAATGTAAATTGTTTAGAAAGGGAAGCAATTTTGTAGTAGTCTTCTTTTTAGCAACATATTTTCAACCACTTGAAGGAGGTGGGTTTCATTTTGACTTATTTTGAACAGTTCCTTGAAGACAGATAATGCATTTCATAGATGAAGATCATggatcatagaatagcttgggttagaaggaacattaaagatcattgagctccaactTCCTTGTGGTGGTAGGATTgctacccactagatcaggctgacCAGGGCTCTGTCCAGCTTGGCCTTAaacatttccagggatggggcatccacaacttctctgggcaacttatTCCCGtacctcatcactctctgagtaaaaaatttcttcctagcgtctagtctaaatctcccctcttttagtttaaaaccattgtgcaatcactatcagactgtatAAAAAGTCTGattccctcctgcttgtaaacTCCCTTTCAAGTACCAGAAGGCCTCAATGAGTTCTacctagagccttctcttctccaaactaaccaagcccaactccctcaacttttgcatctgttttgtAGGTGTTTCTGGACAGTGCATAGAAGCTGTGAAAAACTATTTAAGAAATCTTCAttacaaactgaagaaatatggaaaagGTCCATGTCATGGGCAGATCAGAGGTAAAGTTCTTCGAGGCTGACAAATGTAGTGTTCTCAGATGATGAGTAAAGAGGTTATTTATAAGTTATAAATGGAGGGAATTAAGTCAAAGAAAGAGATCTGAAAGTTATCATCTCAGTGAGCTGACAGTTGCACTTATATTTAGTTGgaaccaaaatattttagtttctaCATAGTTGTTCTCACATTGATCCcatcaaaaagtaaaaatatttaaatgatattCTTTCTATGCAAAGGAAGATCAGTGGAACatcaatttttcttctccaaaatttAATAGGCCCTTACCATCTCTGTGGTTTTAAATCACTTAATTGTTTCACTGCTGTACTCTGCACTTATATTTGATGGTGATGAATCCATCATACCCTCTGCAACTTGCTTGGAATACTGTAGATTCtgaaattctctctctctctctctctctcttttttttttagctctgtTATTCTTgacaaaatacaaaagctgCATATTATTATCTCGTAAAGTTCTTGATGTCCAAAATTTCATATTAGTGATTCTAAACTGTTAATTGAGCAGTATTTCAAAAGGAGCTGGTTCAAGTGTACTTGATGTAGAAAAAATAGtcaattaatatatttaaagagcaacaataaaaaagcaagattaAGCcatgtatgtttgttttttcttttatcaatGTCACGTAATTAACTTATTTACTAATTATGTTAACCATGCAGTCAGAGTCAATGTCACCAGTGCAACAGGTAAATTGCTAAAACAGACAATTGAAAATGTCAGTAATCCCTCAAGATTTTTTTAACCCCCTCCTATAACCAGTCTCCAAACTTCTAATCTAGCTTTCCGTGCATATGTGGCTGAtctgaagaactgcatttttggaaaattatttaaattgtaATACAAtcaaactgtgtttttttatCCTCTCATTTTTAACTGTAGATTCCAgatatatatagaaaaaaaaaacagttttagagAAGGGAATAACATTTCTAGTAGTTATGCTTCATAAATATGTGTATtgatatctgaaaaaaaaaacagtaaaaaattcaagatattttatatctatatattttt
The Numida meleagris isolate 19003 breed g44 Domestic line chromosome 1, NumMel1.0, whole genome shotgun sequence genome window above contains:
- the LOC110408672 gene encoding rho GTPase-activating protein 32-like; translated protein: MQLFRHHDSHHSLFSHSSTCPPRKMENSAAGCWCSCFSLGKPSSAAKRQLRRDRREPSETGVPVLAGGRGDSGTLGSANSAEWLPSLHAAEGESSPFQPGRSRASCDVVCAAISGELSGSMNRCPSNDSLPLANSDGAKEVIHVCALLSPGSAEEVVQSMPEVTVTSLERDPASSQCSPPHAESECSDSSTSVQEQDSIPEEKPSPLEEDVEAGSQSQTPGSTTSSEPVSP